TTTCCGAAATTGAAGAAAGCACGTTTTCTATACCGCGGCGGTTGTCACAAAACCACCACGCCGCGCCAAAACGCACATTGGGAAAGCTTCCGCATGCGGAAACCACGGCAGGAATGTGAGCGGAATCCAGCATATATACAATGGTTTTCGGCATATCTCCAACGGCGTTGAACAGATTGATAAGGCTTTGAACTTTGAAATCATCCGCGATACAGTCAGTGCCGATGTCAGGACCGAGATTGTCATACATTTTATGATTGGCGTTGCGCTTTACCGAAACATGTAGTTGAGAAATGATATTTTCTTTTGCATAAAGCCGGTTAAGCCACGCGAGAAGATTTCCGGAAAAGCCGTTTATTTCGTTATATGTACATTTTTTGCCGAAAAGAGCTTTTGTAAAAACAGATTCGGCTAAGTCGTCGGAAAAAACTGTTTCCGGGAAATATTCTATTCCGATATCGGCAAATCTGGCGCCGGCGGTTTTAAAAAACGAAAGCCTTGATGATATAGCTGACTTTAATGAAGCGAGATCGCAAATTTCCATTCCGGTTATATGTTCGAGAGTTTTAATGTATTCGCGGTAAACGGGCGTGTTGATAAAAAACAGTTTGTCCGTGCGAAAGGTCGGAAGAAGCTTTGGCTTCATTCCGGAGTCGGCCAGAAGCTTGTGATATTTCAGAGGATCGCATATGTCGTCGGTGGTGCACAGCGTCTTGACATTTGATATTTGGAGTATTTTACGAGGCGAGAGCAAGCCGGAAGCTATCCTTTCGGCTACTGAGTCCCAGATAAGGCGTGCATTATTTTCATTTATTGCAAGTTCAATTCCGAAATATGAAGAAAGCTCGGCGCTTGACCAGTAATATAACGGATTTCCGGGAGATAAGGAAAGCGCTTTGACAAAATGCGTGAATTTATCATACCAGGAGGCGTCGCCGGTTATATACTTTTCGTCTATGCCGCAGGCGCGCATAAGCCGCCATTTGTAATGATCGGATCTAAGCCAGATTTCACCTATGCTTCCGAAAGTCAGATCCTCATATATTTCTTTCGGATCAAGATGGCAGTGGTAATCAATTACCGGAAGTTGCCTGATTGAATCATAAAGCGAATATGCAGTTTCAGTTTCGAGAAGTATATTGTTTTTCATTATAAACTCCCGCTAAAATGGCTTAACTCCGCCAAAGCCGTAAATTTTTTCACCTTTAAGATATTTCTGCTTAATCGATCGTTGAAGGCTTGTTTTCTCAGGCAGCTCGGAATAATCTTTAAACGGAGCGGGGAAAACAAAGGAAAAGACCTCTCTGCCGGCGCTTTGATATGGAAAACGTGAAAATTCCTTTTGAAAGCCTAGTATATTTGAATCCGGTTTTAATATTGTGCCGAGTGCTGGGTCGAGAAGCCACGAGAAGCATATAAATGACTTCGGATGAAAATCATCATATAATTCATCAAAAATTATACGTGCTGAATCAAATGACTTTTTGCTGTTTACTGAATCGATTTTGGCGCCGCGTGGAATATGAACATTAATATAATCATCCCCGGATTTGATAACAAGCTCCCAGATGGTTTTCGAAAGAGTAATCGGAGTATCTGAGCAGAGACATTTTTCGTCGATTGGATATCCTGTTATTTCTGTGTCTGATTCGTCAAAAGTGGCGGTAAATGAACCGTTTCCGTCATCATACAGCGAAGAACCGAGAACCATTCCGCTTTTATGAATGCGTACATTGTTATAAAACACACATACCGACCCATCAAGCTTGTTCCGATATGCGGAAAAGGATAACCGGGTGCCACGCTTTATTTCAAAGCTCAGTTCTTCGATCCTGATTATTGTAGCATGGCAAAATCTTAATAACCAGCCAAAATGACCTTTCGCACATACAGGACGTCCGTATTGAAGCGCATCAACAAATATTTTATCATTATACTCTCTGAATGAAAGCGATTTGATCTCCTGAGGCATGTTGTGGCGGGTGAGCTCCGCATCTTGAATATCAATAAGCGGCAGAAGAGCGAATAAATACAGAAAATCTATCGTATCGTCCGCGCCGCCTACATCAGGGCCGGAGAATTCGGAAAGGCGTTCAAAAAAATTTGAGGGATCTGAATATGAATCGGTAAGAAGATTTATATATGTAATAAGCTCGCCTCTTTCGCGAATGGCTGCGGCGCTTTTCAATATAAGAGGAATCAGTGATTCGTCGAATAAGCAGTATTTTTTATGCTGAGATAATATATATTCGTTTGTCAGACGAAATGTGTCAAAAAGAGTGCCTTCACATAACTTTTTTTCGTAAATATCGGAAAAGAAAGAAGGAAGGGAATTTACGCCGAGTGACTCGCAGAGCGCTTTCAAAGAAATTTCTGTTTGTTCGGACATATTATGCCATGCCTTTCAGATTTAACGTATTTAAATTTTTATGAACGTCAATAGTATGTAGGGCTGCCAGAATCGGCAGCCCGCAAATTGATTATCTCTTGACTCTTGCGTTTCCGCCCCAAATGCTCCAGATCTGTTCTTCATCAGCAGGCTGAGCATAGTCGGTTAGGAAAGTTGTGGCAAGCGCTCCGCTCGCCCATCCGAATTGTATCTGCTTTTCGGCATTCCAACCTTTGAGTATGGCATAAAGAAGTCCGCCGACAAATCCGTCGCCGCCGCCGATTCGGTCGAGAACGCGGATCTCACGCGGCTCGACGACCTGCCATTCGCCGCCCTGAAGCATTATGGCGCCCCAGAGATGGCTGTTTACGTTTATCACCTGACGAAGGGTTGTCGCATATATGGAGGTATTCGGGAATGCTTCTTTGACTTTGCCAATCATGACTTTAAAGCTGTCAATTTTCGAGGCGAGGTCTTTCCCTCCTGCCTCGGGTCCCTGAATACCAAGGCAAAGCTGAAAGTCTTCTTCATTTCCGACGAGAATATCCGAAATTCCTGCTATTTCGGTGAATATATCATGAAGCTCCTGCTCACGACCCTTCCAGAAGGAAGCGCGGTAATTAAGGTCAAAGGAAATGAGCGTGCCGTATTTTTTTGCGGCTCTGGCGAGTTCAAGACAGAATATGCTGGTTTCATGTGAAAGAGCTCCGATTAGTCCGGAAAGATGAAGTATCTGAACACCCTCTTTTCCGAACAGGCGGTCGAGGTTAAA
This Oscillospiraceae bacterium DNA region includes the following protein-coding sequences:
- the uxaC gene encoding glucuronate isomerase, yielding MKNNILLETETAYSLYDSIRQLPVIDYHCHLDPKEIYEDLTFGSIGEIWLRSDHYKWRLMRACGIDEKYITGDASWYDKFTHFVKALSLSPGNPLYYWSSAELSSYFGIELAINENNARLIWDSVAERIASGLLSPRKILQISNVKTLCTTDDICDPLKYHKLLADSGMKPKLLPTFRTDKLFFINTPVYREYIKTLEHITGMEICDLASLKSAISSRLSFFKTAGARFADIGIEYFPETVFSDDLAESVFTKALFGKKCTYNEINGFSGNLLAWLNRLYAKENIISQLHVSVKRNANHKMYDNLGPDIGTDCIADDFKVQSLINLFNAVGDMPKTIVYMLDSAHIPAVVSACGSFPNVRFGAAWWFCDNRRGIENVLSSISEISSLGSFLGMLTDSRSFLSLSRHDFFRRILCNYVAKLVDSGEFPDIENAQRVCFDVSYNNINNLINM
- a CDS encoding PfkB family carbohydrate kinase yields the protein MKELKKDCIWSLVVPTSMGVRICPPDGQPVQTSNMFFMQATSAETNVASISSYLGLPVKVLTTFVKDSPIAAFIKSNLRSRNMNYEGKDVEQGGPWGYRHQFNIADSGYGSRGPRVQNDRAGEVGRTLNINDFNLDRLFGKEGVQILHLSGLIGALSHETSIFCLELARAAKKYGTLISFDLNYRASFWKGREQELHDIFTEIAGISDILVGNEEDFQLCLGIQGPEAGGKDLASKIDSFKVMIGKVKEAFPNTSIYATTLRQVINVNSHLWGAIMLQGGEWQVVEPREIRVLDRIGGGDGFVGGLLYAILKGWNAEKQIQFGWASGALATTFLTDYAQPADEEQIWSIWGGNARVKR